One Thermoanaerobacter pseudethanolicus ATCC 33223 DNA window includes the following coding sequences:
- a CDS encoding ATP-binding protein, producing the protein MKKIPYGMSNFRAMREEGYLYVDKTMYIEKIENLNSKYLFFIRPRRFGKSLFLSTLENYYDIKNEKDFEKLFSDLYIGKNPTKLKNSYMILKLNFSGLNTENKDQLKESFLLSVKNSINALLNRYEGILENTEEIRKKIDQITDINAVIMTIINEVKKVGKKVYLIIDEYDHFANDIIAMGDSEFYREIVRASGFVRDFYETLKIGTESVIDRIFITGISPIMLDDLTSGFNIALNVTMDLSLNEMLGFTEEEVVKILEKVGIEEKEREKSLEELKELYDGYLFSAEAEKRIYNPDMVLYYLDSIVRYKKPPRNLIDDNVKTDYGRLNRLTMNEENKVLLERIIKEEGIVAEIVTKFSFDRMYDEEYFVSLLFYMGLLTIERQEKTRLFLKIPNYVIKTIMWEYIETNLKKEYKINLDLNELRKTIEEMAYEGRIKPYIEYISQNVLKVLSNRDIIKFDEKYIKVILITYLVNSKAYRPISERETEGGYIDIYLERDIRIPDVKYEWLIELKYIKKSEKDKVDKIREEGIRQLKRYRESRGLQERKDVKQALLIFIGKDEYQVIEV; encoded by the coding sequence ATGAAGAAAATACCCTATGGCATGTCCAATTTCAGAGCGATGAGAGAAGAAGGATACCTGTATGTGGATAAAACGATGTATATAGAGAAGATAGAGAACTTAAATAGCAAATACCTGTTTTTCATAAGGCCGAGGAGGTTTGGGAAAAGTCTCTTTCTTTCCACATTAGAGAACTACTATGACATAAAAAATGAGAAAGACTTTGAGAAACTATTTAGCGACTTATATATAGGGAAGAATCCTACAAAACTAAAGAACAGTTATATGATACTCAAACTGAATTTTTCAGGCCTAAACACAGAAAACAAAGACCAACTAAAAGAGTCCTTTTTGTTAAGTGTGAAAAATTCAATAAATGCCTTATTAAACAGATACGAGGGTATATTAGAAAATACGGAAGAAATAAGGAAGAAAATTGACCAAATAACTGATATAAATGCAGTTATAATGACGATAATAAATGAAGTAAAAAAAGTAGGTAAAAAGGTATACCTAATAATAGACGAATATGACCATTTTGCCAATGACATAATAGCGATGGGGGACAGTGAATTTTACAGAGAGATAGTGAGGGCATCAGGTTTTGTAAGAGACTTTTATGAGACATTGAAGATAGGGACAGAAAGTGTAATAGACAGGATATTCATAACAGGAATATCCCCAATAATGCTAGACGACTTAACGAGTGGATTTAACATAGCATTAAACGTCACAATGGATTTAAGCTTAAATGAGATGCTGGGATTTACAGAAGAAGAAGTAGTGAAGATACTAGAAAAAGTAGGGATAGAGGAAAAAGAAAGAGAAAAATCACTAGAAGAATTAAAAGAATTATACGATGGTTATTTATTTAGTGCAGAAGCGGAGAAAAGGATATACAATCCCGACATGGTATTGTATTATCTTGACAGCATAGTAAGATACAAAAAACCGCCTAGAAATTTAATAGACGACAATGTAAAGACAGACTATGGCAGGCTAAACAGACTTACAATGAATGAAGAGAACAAGGTATTACTAGAGAGAATCATAAAAGAAGAAGGGATAGTAGCGGAGATAGTGACAAAATTTTCATTTGACAGGATGTACGATGAAGAATACTTTGTATCACTGTTATTCTATATGGGATTACTAACGATAGAGAGACAAGAAAAAACGAGATTATTTTTAAAAATACCCAATTACGTAATCAAGACAATAATGTGGGAATATATAGAAACGAATTTAAAGAAAGAATACAAAATTAATCTTGACCTAAATGAGTTAAGGAAGACCATAGAAGAGATGGCGTATGAAGGGAGAATAAAACCGTATATAGAGTATATAAGCCAGAACGTGCTAAAGGTGCTTTCGAACAGGGATATAATAAAGTTTGACGAAAAATATATCAAAGTGATATTAATTACGTATCTTGTAAACAGTAAAGCCTATAGGCCAATAAGTGAGAGGGAGACAGAGGGAGGGTATATAGACATATACTTGGAGAGGGACATAAGGATACCGGATGTAAAATACGAGTGGTTAATAGAGCTAAAATACATAAAGAAAAGTGAAAAAGACAAGGTAGACAAGATAAGAGAAGAAGGTATAAGGCAGCTTAAGAGGTATAGAGAAAGCAGAGGGCTACAAGAGAGAAAAGATGTAAAACAAGCACTGCTTATATTCATAGGCAAGGACGAATACCAAGTAATTGAAGTGTAA
- the mgtE gene encoding magnesium transporter gives MHIEKMEELFRQWLQEKNFLAVKKEMSRLPVQDVAEILNHLDAKNSLLAFRLLPKDGAAEVFSYLSDKIRVAFSQMIEEDELKSLVEDLFFDDKIDFLEEMPANVVKKILQTTPESERRLINQFLNYPEDSAGSIMTIEFVDLKADMTVAQALTHIRYTAPKKETIYTCYVIDQERHLLGVVSLKDLVVADPDTRIEDLMDKQVIAVKTHDDREFVSSLFKKYDLLSMPVVDQENRLVGIITIDDVMDVLEAENTEDIQRMGGISPTEESYISQSPFTMAKNRLFWLMALMISATFTGRIIQKFEDFLQNMVILAAFIPMLMDTGGNAGSQSSTMVIRGLALGEIKTRDVFRVVAKEFMVSVIVGLSLAGLNFLRLVVIEQVSTTISLVVSLTLVVTVIMAKIVGGLLPLLAKMVKIDPAIMASPLITTIVDAMALVVYFYIAGLFIKI, from the coding sequence GGACGCTAAAAACAGCCTGCTGGCTTTCAGACTGCTGCCTAAGGATGGGGCTGCGGAAGTATTTTCATATCTGTCGGATAAAATAAGGGTAGCCTTTTCGCAGATGATCGAAGAAGACGAATTAAAAAGCCTGGTAGAAGACCTCTTTTTCGATGATAAAATAGACTTTCTGGAAGAAATGCCTGCTAATGTAGTAAAAAAAATACTCCAAACGACGCCGGAAAGCGAACGAAGGCTTATTAACCAGTTTTTAAATTATCCCGAAGATTCCGCCGGCAGCATCATGACCATCGAATTTGTAGACCTGAAAGCCGACATGACGGTGGCTCAAGCACTTACTCATATTCGCTATACCGCTCCTAAAAAGGAGACTATTTATACCTGTTACGTCATAGACCAGGAAAGACATCTTTTAGGTGTCGTTTCCCTGAAAGACCTGGTGGTGGCAGACCCTGACACCAGGATCGAAGACCTGATGGACAAACAGGTCATCGCTGTAAAAACCCACGATGACCGGGAATTCGTCTCATCATTGTTTAAAAAATACGACCTGTTAAGCATGCCTGTAGTAGACCAGGAAAATCGGCTGGTTGGCATTATAACCATAGACGACGTGATGGACGTTCTGGAAGCGGAAAACACCGAAGATATTCAGCGGATGGGTGGAATAAGCCCTACCGAAGAATCTTATATAAGTCAGAGCCCCTTTACCATGGCCAAAAACAGGCTGTTTTGGCTTATGGCTCTGATGATTTCGGCCACATTCACTGGCCGGATCATACAAAAGTTTGAAGACTTTCTCCAGAATATGGTAATCCTGGCCGCTTTTATACCTATGCTAATGGATACAGGAGGAAATGCAGGTTCCCAGTCGTCGACAATGGTAATTCGGGGCCTTGCCCTGGGCGAAATAAAAACACGGGATGTTTTTAGAGTAGTGGCAAAAGAGTTTATGGTGAGCGTTATTGTCGGCCTTTCTCTTGCTGGCTTGAACTTCTTACGGCTTGTTGTTATTGAGCAGGTGAGCACTACCATCTCTCTGGTGGTCAGTCTTACACTGGTGGTAACAGTGATTATGGCCAAGATAGTCGGCGGTTTACTGCCGCTTTTAGCAAAAATGGTTAAAATTGACCCCGCCATCATGGCCAGTCCGCTCATAACCACCATCGTAGACGCCATGGCGTTAGTGGTATATTTTTATATCGCCGGATTGTTCATTAAAATATAA